A segment of the Pseudomonas versuta genome:
CATAACGGGTACCTATCTGTTCATTAAGTTGCTCGCACTCGGTGCAACGGGTGCAATTAGTCACGGCAAGACGACGGGGCAAAGGAATGGTCGAGTCGCAATCCACGCAGAACTCGTAAGACTCGAACACCGGTTTCGCTTTGCGCGCGGCTAGTGCCCTGTCGATGCGCTCCTGCACCAGGTCGTTAGCAAAATCTGCGATATCAGCCACGGTCGGTACCCCGCGTGGTCGAGTTGACGTAACAGGCACGGTTGTACAACGACAGCAGCCCCTGAATGCCGCGAAACACTTGCAGGCGAATGGCTGCCAGCTCGCTGTCACTGATCGCACCGTCTCCGATGCTTTTTGCCCAGGTATCAGCCAGGTCGGCAACCTGTCGAAAATACGCGGCAAGACCGGTGGTCAGCGTCTCCGGCATGTCGTCGGTGTAAGCCTCAGCCAGTTCCTGCCAGATCGTGTCGCCCACCAGCGCGTGCACCGCATCAAGGATGCGGCGGTCTTTGGTCAGTTCCAGGATCTCGGCAAACTCTTGAATATTTACTGCGTGGTTTGGATGTGTCGGGGAGAGTTTGTGCTGCAGCGTGGTGGGATTGCGGCCTGTGGTGGCAGCGATGGCAGCAGCACCGCCCGGGTAGTCTCGGGCAGCGTGGTAGAGCGCCAAATCGAGCGGCAGAATTTCGCGGCGCGCTCGCTGGGTGCAACTAAGAGCAATACGGCTCATGGCATTAATCCTTAATGTTGCCAGTGCCGCGCGGCGTGTTGTGGTGGTACATTTGCCGCGTGGCTTGTAAGGGCCCAAAAAGCCGGTCTAGATTCTCAAGATCGAAACCGGCACCGTGCCGAGGTAAGCGATCCGTCGCTTACCTCTGGCGCAACAGCTGCCAGATCTGTGGTGGAGAAGGCAGCAACCCAAGGCTTCCGAGCCTTGGAAAGCGCGGTTAAGGGAGGCGGAATTGCATGTGGTGTGCCCGCCTACCTTGACCGCGACCCGGCGACACTGTGGTGGTGTGTGCCGGGAGGAACTGGGCGGCCCTTGGGTCGCCTTTTTTCTTTCTCGATTTCTTAAGCAGCTTTAACCGGAGTGTCCATGCCAGGTGGAAAAACATCGTCTAACGTGCACTTCACACCCAACTGGTTAAAAGCAACGAC
Coding sequences within it:
- a CDS encoding phage regulatory CII family protein: MSRIALSCTQRARREILPLDLALYHAARDYPGGAAAIAATTGRNPTTLQHKLSPTHPNHAVNIQEFAEILELTKDRRILDAVHALVGDTIWQELAEAYTDDMPETLTTGLAAYFRQVADLADTWAKSIGDGAISDSELAAIRLQVFRGIQGLLSLYNRACYVNSTTRGTDRG
- a CDS encoding TraR/DksA C4-type zinc finger protein, which translates into the protein MADIADFANDLVQERIDRALAARKAKPVFESYEFCVDCDSTIPLPRRLAVTNCTRCTECEQLNEQIGTRYAR